The nucleotide window GTTGGTGATCTTTCTGCTGACCTTCCTGCCGAACCTGACCATCACCCTGCCCGGCCTGCTGCGCGGCGCCGCCCCCACCTGGCTGCCGCTGTGGATGGTGGCGGTGGGCGGCGTGAGCGCCCTGACCGGCTACGTCCTGAGCGGCGCGCTGCTGCGTCCCCTGCACCGGCTGGAAGCCGAAGTGGTCGGCGGCGGCGTGGGCGAGGCGCGCAGCGACGACCCGGCCGAGATCCGCGCGCTGCGGGGCGCCTTCGCGGGCCTGCTGACCCGCCTGGGCACCGAGCAGACCCGGCGCAGCGCCTTCATGGCGACCCTGGTCCATGACCTCAAGACCCCCCTGATCGCGGTGGGGCACCTGACCCGGCTGCTGACCGGCGGCGGGCTGCCCGAGTCCGAGCGGCGCGGCGCAGGCGAGCAGATGCTGGCCGAGACGGAGCGGCTGCTGGCCCTGGTGGATCAGATGGCCGACGCCCACCGTTTCGAGCGCGACGACGTGCGGCTGCGCCGCGCACCGACCGACCTGAACCGGCTGCTAGGCGGCGTGGCCCGGAGACTGTCGTCCCGCGCTGCCGAGCGCGGCCTGAGCCTCAGCGTCAGCGGCCAGGGCGAGGCCGTGGTGGACGCCGCCGCGCTGGAGCGGGCCGTGACCAACCTCACCGAGAACGCCCTGCGCTACGCCCACCAGCACACGGCGCTGTCGGTCGGGCCCCTGCCGGAGGGCGGCGTGGGCCTGCGGGTGCAGGACGACGGCCCCGGCCTCGCCTCGCCGCTGGCCGACCTCGCCCAGCCCTTCAACGCCCAGCCCACGACCATCGCCGGGCAGCAGTACACCGCCGGAACCGCCGGGCTGGGGCTGTTCATCGCCCGGCGCATCGCCGAGGCGCACGGCGGCGAGCTGCACTACAGCCGGACCCCTCCCGATCTGCCTTCCCCCGGTTCACCACTGCCGGCCCCCGGCACCCCCCCCCTGACCACCTTCACGCTCTGCCTCCCGGAGGTTTCCCCATGAGACTGGTTATTGCCGACGATCATCCCCTGTTCCGCATGGGCCTCAAGTACGCCCTGATTCAGCAGGGCTTCGACGTGGTGGCCGAGGCCGCCGACGGTCCGAGCGCCCTGGAAGCCTGCCGCCTGTACCAGCCCGACGCCGCGCTGCTCGACGTGAAGATGCCCGGCATGTCCGGCATCGAGGTCTGCGACCGCCTGCGCATCACCGCGCCGCGCGTGGTCAGCGTCCTCATCACCACCTTCGCCGAGCCGGCCATCGTGCAGGCCGCCCGCAGCGCCGGGGCACGCGGCTACGTGAGCAAGGAGACGGACCCCGAAAGCCTCGCCCAGCAGATCCGCGACATCGTGGCCCACCCCGACGTCGACCGCCTGCCCCAGGTCGAGGTGCCGCGCCTGACCCCCCGCGAGTCCGAAGTGCTGCCGCTGCTCGCGCGCGGGTTCTCGAACAAGGAGATCGCCAAGAACCTCGGCGTCAGCCCCGATACGGTCAAGGACCACCTCGCCCGCCTGTACGCCAAGCTCGAAGCCCGCGACCGCACCGAAGCGGTCAGCCGCGCGCGGCATATCGGGCTGCTGGGTTGAGGCCCGGCGGCCCCAGGGAGCAGGCACAGGAGAACGGCGCGGAGAGAAGACCCTCCGCGCCGTTCTTGTATATGTCTACTTCTTTTTAGGCTGCGGGTCGTCGATGGCCACGCTCGCCATCAACACGACCTTGTCGCCGTCCTGCTCGACTTCCACGCTGCTGTTGCCCGCCGGGAAGTAGCGCCGCACGACTTCGAGGAGATCGTTGCGCAGGGCCTCGACCTTGCCGGGCGGAATCTTGGCGCGGTCGTAGGCCAGCACGAGTTCCAGGCGGTCCTTGAGGGTCTCCTTGCTGCGCCGGCCCTTCATCCACGAGAACATCTCACGCCCCTCCGCCGAACATGCGCTTCAGGGCGGCCCAGAACCCCTTGTCCTCCTCGAACTTGGGATAGGGCACGTCCTCGCCGCGCAGGCGCCGGGCGGTCGCCATGAAGGCCTCGCCCGCCTTGGTCTTGCCCAGCACCGCCGGCTCGCCCACGTTGGTCGAGACGATGATGCCCTCGTCCTCGGGCACGATACCGATGGGCTTGACTCCCAGGATGTCGAGCATGTCGGACTCCGAGAGCATGTTGCCGCTGGCGACCATCTTGGGCCGCAGCCGGTTGATGACGAGCCGGATCTCACCCACCTGCTGCGCCTCGAGCAGACCGATGATGCGGTCGGCGTCACGCACGCTGGAGACCTCGGGGTTCACGACCACCAGCGCGCCCTTGGCGGGGGCAGCGGCCGTCCTGAACCCCGACTCGATCCCGGCGGGGCTGTCGATCAGCACGCGGTCGAAGCCCTCGTCCTGCACCAGCCCGCGCACGACTTCCTTGAAGACCTCGGGGTCCAGGGCGTCCTTGTCGCGGGTCTGGGAGGCGGGCAGCAGGTACAGGTTCTCGACGCGCTTGTCCCGGATCAGGGCCTGACTCATGCGGCACTTGCCCTCGAGCACGTCCACGAGGTCGAAGACCACGCGGGACTCGAGGCCCATGACCACGTCGAGGTTGCGCAGACCCACGTCCACGTCGATCACGACGACCTTTTCCCCCAGCTTGGCGAGGGCTGCCCCGATGTTGGCGGTGGTGGTGGTCTTGCCGACCCCACCTTTCCCCGACGTGACGACGATGACCTTAGCGTCCATTGGCGGCAGTGTAGCAGGGGAAATTGAGGAGATCGTCCCCCGTCCGGCGCCCCTGCACCCGGCCAAACCCGCGCCGGGCGGCTTTATTTCGGGCGGCCGGGGCCCTAGGAGCGCGCGGCCCGCTCCAAGCGTGCCACCACGCGCCCGCGCCCCAGGGCAGCGAGCAGCTCGGGCAGGTCGGGGCTTTCCATCGTGCCCGCGACGGCGGCGCGCACGGGGGGCATCACCTTGCCGAGCTTGAGCCCCTGCTCCTCGGCATAGGCGTGGAACATCGCCTTGATCTCCTCGGCGCCGAACTCGGGGAGGTTCTTGAGGCGCGCGGCCAGCTCGGGCAGCTGCGCGCGCCCCGCGTCAATGGCCTTCTGCGCCTTCTCGTCCACAGGGTAGTCCTCGGACCAGAAGTACCCCGTCTTGTCCATGAACTCGGAAAAGACCTCGATGCGCGGCGTGAGCAGACGCACGGCGGCGCGGAAGTAGTCGTCCTCGGGCAGCTCGATCTTGCGGGCCGCCAGGAAGTCGTGCAGGCGCCGGGCCACCTCGTCCTCGCTCAGCACCTCGCGCAGGTACTTGCCGTTGTACCAGCGCAGCTTGGCCACGTCGAACACCGGGCCGCCCAGCGTCACGTCCTCCAGCCGGAACACGCGCTGAAACTCGGCGAGGTCGAAGATCTCCCGGCCGTCCGGGTGCGTCCAGCCCATCGTGGCCAGAAAGTTGAGCATCGCCTCGGGCAAAAAGCCTTCCTGCATGTACCACTCGACGCTCGTGGGGTTCTTGCGCTTGCTGATCTTGGACTTGTCGGCGTTGCGCAGCAGGGGCATGTGCGCCCACACCGGCTCTGGCCACCCGAAGGCGGCATACAGCAGGATGTGGATGGGCGTGGAGGTGATCCATTCCTCGGCGCGCACGACATGTGTCACGCCCATGAGGCGGTCGTCCACAACGTTGGCGAGGTGGTAGGTCGGAAAGCCGTCCGCCTTGAGCAGCACCTTGTCGTCGATCTCGCGGTTCTGGAAATGAATGGGGTCGCGCAGCAGGTCGTTCACGACCGTCTCGCCCTCCTGCGGGGCCTTGAGGCGGATGACGGCGGCCTCGCCCGCGTCCACACGGCGCCGGGCCTCCTCGGGCGACAGGTCGCGGCTGGGAATGGCGATGACGTGGCCTTCCTGCTGCGCCGTCTCGCGCAGGGCCGAGAGCTCCTCGGGCGTCTCGAAGGCGTAATAGGCGTGCCCGGACGCTACGAGTTGCCGCGCGTAGTCGCCGTAGAGGTCAAAGCGCTCGGACTGGCGGTAGGGGCCGTTCGGGCCGCCCTGGAGCGGGCTCTCGTCGGGCGTGAGCCCCAGCCACTGCATCATCTGAAAGATGCGGGCCTCGCTGCTGGCGACGTAGCGCCCCCGGTCGGTGTCCTCGATGCGCAGGATGAACTTGCCGCCCGCCTGGTGCGCGAGCGCGGAGTTGAACAGGCCGATGTAGGCGGTGCCGACGTGCGGGTCGCCGGTCGGGCTGGGAGCAATGCGGGTCACGACTGACATGGAGGACAGGATAGGGGGAAGCGGGTTGCGGCGAGTGGAGACGGGTGCGGGAACCCCCACGCTCTCCGCTATGGGCCACAATGCTCCCATGACCACGGCCGAGCCCTCTCCCACCCGCCAGACGGCCGTGGGCCTGGCACGCGGCACGGCGGGCGGGCTGCTGCTGGGGTTGCCGGTCCTGATGACGATGGAGATGTGGCAGCACGGCTACGCCCTGCCCACCTGGAAGCTCGCGCTGTTCTACGGCGTCAACTTTCTGGTCCTGCTCATCCTGGAGTATTACAGCGGCTTTCAGGACGAGGAAACCGCGCTGGACGTGGTGCAGGACGCCGTGATCGCGGCCGGGCTGGGGCTGGTGGTGGCAGGCGCCCTACTGTGGATCTTCGGGGTCATCGGTCCGGATCTGGGCGCGCGCGAGGTGATCGGCAAGGTCGTGGTCGAGAGCATTCCGGTGTCCATCGGCGCGAGCGTGGCGGCCGGGCAGCTCGGTACACGTGGGCGGGGCGAGGACCGCAACCGCCGTGAGGCGGGGTACTGGGGCACCCTCGCCATCGCGCTGGGGGGCGCGGTCGTGTTCGGCTTCAACGTGGCCCCCACCGAGGAGCCCATGCTCATCGGGCTGATGATGTCCGACGTGCAGGCGCTCGCACTAATGCTCGTCGCCCTCGTGCAGACCCACGCCGTCGTGTACGCGCTGGACTTCCGGGGCAGTGTTCCTATTCCCGAGGGCCGCAGTCCGCTGGGCGTCTTCTTCCGCTCCAGCGTGGTGACGTTCGCCCTCTCGGTGCTCGTGGCCCTGTTTCTGCTGTGGGTCTTCGGGCGGGTGGACGCCGACACGGGCCTGCTGCCCACCGTCCACATGACGGTCGCCCTGGGCCTCGTGACCAGCCTGGGCGCCTCGGCTGCCAAACTCCTGCTGTGAACGCGCCATGACTCAGGACCAGAATCCGCAACAAGACGGGCAGCCGCAAGAGCAGCCAGACGACCAGCAGCCGACCCGCAAGGCGCCGGCCGCACTGGAGTGGCTCGCCAGCGCGGTGGCTCTGCTCCTCGTTATGGGAACATTGGGCTACCTCGTGTGGCACGCGGCGCAACCGGCACGACCCGTGGCCTTCGAGGTCCGTGCCGACAAGCTGGAACGCCGTCTGGACCGCTTCTATCAACAGGTCGAGGTTCGCAACCTGGGTAGCGAGAGTGCCGGCCAGGTGGAGCTCCGGGGCACGCTGAGCCAGGGCGGGACCGTCCTGGAAGAGGTTACGGGCCAGATCGACGGTGTTCCCGCCGACTCGGCCCGCTCCACCACCCTGATCTTCCGCACGGACCCGCAGGGCCGCATCCTGAATCTCGATATCGCAAGCTACGGCGAACCCTGAGCGGAGACGGCCGGACCCCCTCCGCCCAGACCGGCCCTCAGCTCCAGTTCCAGACCGTCGGCTCGAATTCGTAGGAACCGGGCGCGAGGCGGCGCAGGTGCCCGAGCGCCGGAAAGGGGAAGTGGTAGCCCGTGACCCACAGCTTCTCGTCGGTGGCGCGCGCAAAGATGGCCTGCCGGGTGCGGGCAGCCTGCGCGCCGTCCACGTCGAAGCCCACATAGGCGCCTTCGTACTTGAGGGAGAGCAGGAAGTGCCCCGCCGCGTCCCCGAAGACCATCAGGCCGGGGCCGCTGCCCACGCGCGCCAGGACGCTGAGGTGGTTGGCGGTGTGGCCGGGGGTGCTCACGCTCGTCAGGCCCGGCACGATCTCGGCGCCCGCCGCGATGAGGCGGAAGCGGCCCTTCAGGGCGATGAGGTTGTTCTTCACGGCGTCGTTGGGGGTGGCCTGGGTGGTCCAGAAGTTGAACTCGGCCTCGCCCATGACGTGCTGCGCGTTCGCGAAGACCGGCTGCCCGTTCGCCGTGAGGCCACCGATGTGGTCGCCGTGCCCGTGCGTGATGAAGACCGTGCTGATGCTCTGGGGCGTGATCCCTGCGCGGGCGAGGTTGGCGACAAGCTGCCCGCCCGTGCCGCCGCGTCCGGTGTCGATCAGCGTGCGCCGGCCCCCGATCTCGATGACGACCGGATTGAAGTGGTTGACCGTGTTCGTGGCCGCCACGCCGTACTCGGCCAGGACCGCGGCGAACTCGGCCTGCCGGTCGGGGTTGGCTCCCCAGGTGGGCAGCACAGCCGCCAAGGGCGCCGCGCCGTCGCTGACCACGGTGACGGTCATCTCGCCGATCTGCTGGCGGTAGAAGCCGTTGCCGTTCATGGGCGCCATGGGAGCGGCCGGCGTGGTGGGCGGGGAGGTCTGGGCGCGGGCCAGCGGCGCGGCCACGCTGGCGAGGCCGGCGGCGCCCAGCAACTTCAGGGCGGAGCGGCGGGTGGGGGGCTGAGGCGCATCGTCGGGTTTCCGGTCACTCATGAACGAACCTCCAGGTGGAATTTCATTTGAACATTAAGCGATCAGCGTAGGGCTTTGCCGTGAGCAGGGAACGCCCGCCTTGAGGCAGCCTTCAGGGTTGCGGTACGGGGACCGGTTCGTCGCGGCCCCGCGCCACATCGCGCACGCCCCGGCGCCCGAAGGCGTGGGCCAGCTCGCGCTCGGAGAGGCGCAGGGTGGTCGGGCGGCCATGCGGACAGGCCCAGGGCAGCTCGCAGAGTTCCAGGGCGGCCAGCACCGCCGCTCCGCGCGCGTGGTCGAGCATCCCGGCCTTGAGGGCGGGCGCGCAGGCCAGGCGGCCCAGCACCTCGCGCCGGGGATCGGGGCCACCGCCCAGCGCCGTTTCCACGATCTGCTCGTGCAGCCGGGGCACCGGCAGGGCGGCCAGGGCAGCGGGCACGGCACGCAGCCGCGCGAGCCCCGCGCCGAAGTCCTCGATGTCCAGCCCCCAGGCGCGCAGCTCGGGCCCGTGCTCGTGCAGCCGAGCGAGCTGCTCCGGGGTCAGGTGCAGCAGTTCGGGTTCGGGCAGAGGGACGGGGCCGGCGGCGTGCAGCTCGCGGCCCAGGCGCTCGTACAACACCCGTTCGTGCGCGGCGTGGGCGTCCACCACCCACAGGTCGCCCTCGCCCTGTGCGAGAAGGTACAGCTCCTGATACACGCCCAGCAGGCTCAGGGCCGGAAACTGGCCGCCGGGGCGCTCGGGAGCCGGCGTGGGGGGCGCGCTCAGGGCCGGGGCCGAGCGCGCGAGGGGGTGCGCTGCGAGCGCCTGGGTCACCGCCGCGCGCACCCGCGCTGCGACGCCCGCCAGGTCGGCGAGCGCGACCACCTGTTTGGCTGGGTGAATGTTGGGGTCGTGGTCCTCGGGGGCCACCGTGAGGTCGAGCACACACAGCGGCGCGGCCCCGGCACTCAGCAGCTCGGCGAACCCCTCGATGACCGCCTTCTCGAGCTCGGGCGGGGCCTGCACGGGACGCCCATTGACGCTGAAGTGCATCCGGTCGCGCCGCGTGCGCGTCAGCTCGGGCCGCGAGACGACGCCGCTGATTCCCGCCGCCTCCACCGCCATGACCCGGTTGGCACTCAGGGGACCGTAGACACTGGCCACGGCTCCGCGCGTATCGGCGGGCGCGTGGGTCAGGCGGGCTTCGCCGTCCACCGTCAGGCGCCAGGAGAGGCCCGGATGGTGCAGCACGTACCGGCCCACGAGCGCCGTGATCTCGCGGACCTCGGCGGCGGGCGCGAGTTGCGTGCGCAGTCGCGCGGGCAGTTCGGCGAACAGGCGCGTGACCGTGACCGCCGTACCCGCCGGGGCGGAGACGCGGGCGACCTGTGTGACCTCGCCGCGGGCCCGGACCTCGCAGGCACCGACCTGCGCGGCGGGCCGAGTTAGAAGGTGCAACTCACCCGCCTGCGCCGCCGCCCACAGCGCCTCGCCCCGGAATCCCAGGGTGGTGACGTGCAGCGCCGCGCCCGCGCCGTCCGGCGACAGCTTGCTGGTCGCGTGCCGCTCGGCCGCGAGCGACGCCGACGCCGCCGGGATACCGCAGCCGTTGTCGCGCACCCGGATCAGGTCCAGGCCGCCGCCCGCGACCTCCAACTCGATGCGGGTGGCCCCGGCGTCCAGCGCGTTGTCGAGCAGTTCCCGCACCACGTCGAGCGGGCGCGACACGACCTCCCCCGCCGCGATCAGGCGGGCGACCTGAGGCGGCAGGATCTGGATGGGGCGGGTCGGGAGGCTCATGGGCGTTCTGTTCCCAGCATATCGCGCCCCGGCCCAGCCACCGTGAGGTCTATCCGTCCGCCTCCAGCAACTCGACCTGCCGCCCGTCGGGGTCGAGGACGAAGGCCATATCGCGGCCACTGGGGCTGGGCTGTAGGTCGCGGGTCACGGGAACGCCCGCCGCGCGCAGGTCGAGCAGCAGGGCGCGCAGGCCCCGAACATGCACGGCAATGTGTTCGGCCCAGTGGGGGTGCGGGCGCGCTTCCTCGCCCATGACCTCAAAGAATTGCAGGCGGCCCTCGCCCAGCCTCAGCACAGCGCGGCGGTGGCCCTCGGCGGTCACGAGGTCCTTTTCGGTCACGCCGCCTAGGCACACATAGAAAGCGAGGGCGGCGCCCACGTCATGGGAGAGGAAGGAGACGTGCTTGAGCATGGGCGCAGGGTAGCGCGGCCGCACAAAGCCGGAGCGGGGGGGGGTAGCCCGGCGCTCCGGCTTGGGGGTAAAGGGTTATTTGACGAGTGAGGCGAAGTAGGTGGTGGTCGAGGTGCCGCTATAGGTGGTGGACGAGCCGAAAAGCCACGCACCGCCACCACCGTTGAGGCTCTGACCGGCGTTGGAGAGATATGGACTTTGCGACGAGTAGGTGTAGATGGTCGTCGCTTTGGCCGCGTTGTTCGTCAGGTCAAGTTTGAGAAAGCTGCTGCCACCAAACAACCACAGGCTGTTGGGGTCGGCGCGGTCTATACCGATAATATTTCCGTATCCGTATGTATTGTTGTAGCTCCTGGTATCTCCAGCCGGAGTAGCACGCAGGATGCCGCCTCCACCCACGGCGTACCAGTTACCGGAGTTGTCGAGCACCGCAGGTAGAGGCTGAGACGTATTGCGCACAGCGTCGCTTACGACCGCTGTCGCCGTGTCGA belongs to Deinococcus sp. Leaf326 and includes:
- a CDS encoding sensor histidine kinase KdpD, which translates into the protein MNKLTSPEAFRRRGGRVSGRWSLRAQFTLVIFLLTFLPNLTITLPGLLRGAAPTWLPLWMVAVGGVSALTGYVLSGALLRPLHRLEAEVVGGGVGEARSDDPAEIRALRGAFAGLLTRLGTEQTRRSAFMATLVHDLKTPLIAVGHLTRLLTGGGLPESERRGAGEQMLAETERLLALVDQMADAHRFERDDVRLRRAPTDLNRLLGGVARRLSSRAAERGLSLSVSGQGEAVVDAAALERAVTNLTENALRYAHQHTALSVGPLPEGGVGLRVQDDGPGLASPLADLAQPFNAQPTTIAGQQYTAGTAGLGLFIARRIAEAHGGELHYSRTPPDLPSPGSPLPAPGTPPLTTFTLCLPEVSP
- a CDS encoding response regulator transcription factor, whose translation is MRLVIADDHPLFRMGLKYALIQQGFDVVAEAADGPSALEACRLYQPDAALLDVKMPGMSGIEVCDRLRITAPRVVSVLITTFAEPAIVQAARSAGARGYVSKETDPESLAQQIRDIVAHPDVDRLPQVEVPRLTPRESEVLPLLARGFSNKEIAKNLGVSPDTVKDHLARLYAKLEARDRTEAVSRARHIGLLG
- the minE gene encoding cell division topological specificity factor MinE, which translates into the protein MFSWMKGRRSKETLKDRLELVLAYDRAKIPPGKVEALRNDLLEVVRRYFPAGNSSVEVEQDGDKVVLMASVAIDDPQPKKK
- the minD gene encoding septum site-determining protein MinD, with translation MDAKVIVVTSGKGGVGKTTTTANIGAALAKLGEKVVVIDVDVGLRNLDVVMGLESRVVFDLVDVLEGKCRMSQALIRDKRVENLYLLPASQTRDKDALDPEVFKEVVRGLVQDEGFDRVLIDSPAGIESGFRTAAAPAKGALVVVNPEVSSVRDADRIIGLLEAQQVGEIRLVINRLRPKMVASGNMLSESDMLDILGVKPIGIVPEDEGIIVSTNVGEPAVLGKTKAGEAFMATARRLRGEDVPYPKFEEDKGFWAALKRMFGGGA
- the gltX gene encoding glutamate--tRNA ligase, with product MSVVTRIAPSPTGDPHVGTAYIGLFNSALAHQAGGKFILRIEDTDRGRYVASSEARIFQMMQWLGLTPDESPLQGGPNGPYRQSERFDLYGDYARQLVASGHAYYAFETPEELSALRETAQQEGHVIAIPSRDLSPEEARRRVDAGEAAVIRLKAPQEGETVVNDLLRDPIHFQNREIDDKVLLKADGFPTYHLANVVDDRLMGVTHVVRAEEWITSTPIHILLYAAFGWPEPVWAHMPLLRNADKSKISKRKNPTSVEWYMQEGFLPEAMLNFLATMGWTHPDGREIFDLAEFQRVFRLEDVTLGGPVFDVAKLRWYNGKYLREVLSEDEVARRLHDFLAARKIELPEDDYFRAAVRLLTPRIEVFSEFMDKTGYFWSEDYPVDEKAQKAIDAGRAQLPELAARLKNLPEFGAEEIKAMFHAYAEEQGLKLGKVMPPVRAAVAGTMESPDLPELLAALGRGRVVARLERAARS
- a CDS encoding TIGR02587 family membrane protein, translating into MTTAEPSPTRQTAVGLARGTAGGLLLGLPVLMTMEMWQHGYALPTWKLALFYGVNFLVLLILEYYSGFQDEETALDVVQDAVIAAGLGLVVAGALLWIFGVIGPDLGAREVIGKVVVESIPVSIGASVAAGQLGTRGRGEDRNRREAGYWGTLAIALGGAVVFGFNVAPTEEPMLIGLMMSDVQALALMLVALVQTHAVVYALDFRGSVPIPEGRSPLGVFFRSSVVTFALSVLVALFLLWVFGRVDADTGLLPTVHMTVALGLVTSLGASAAKLLL
- a CDS encoding MBL fold metallo-hydrolase, producing MSDRKPDDAPQPPTRRSALKLLGAAGLASVAAPLARAQTSPPTTPAAPMAPMNGNGFYRQQIGEMTVTVVSDGAAPLAAVLPTWGANPDRQAEFAAVLAEYGVAATNTVNHFNPVVIEIGGRRTLIDTGRGGTGGQLVANLARAGITPQSISTVFITHGHGDHIGGLTANGQPVFANAQHVMGEAEFNFWTTQATPNDAVKNNLIALKGRFRLIAAGAEIVPGLTSVSTPGHTANHLSVLARVGSGPGLMVFGDAAGHFLLSLKYEGAYVGFDVDGAQAARTRQAIFARATDEKLWVTGYHFPFPALGHLRRLAPGSYEFEPTVWNWS
- the mutL gene encoding DNA mismatch repair endonuclease MutL; translated protein: MSLPTRPIQILPPQVARLIAAGEVVSRPLDVVRELLDNALDAGATRIELEVAGGGLDLIRVRDNGCGIPAASASLAAERHATSKLSPDGAGAALHVTTLGFRGEALWAAAQAGELHLLTRPAAQVGACEVRARGEVTQVARVSAPAGTAVTVTRLFAELPARLRTQLAPAAEVREITALVGRYVLHHPGLSWRLTVDGEARLTHAPADTRGAVASVYGPLSANRVMAVEAAGISGVVSRPELTRTRRDRMHFSVNGRPVQAPPELEKAVIEGFAELLSAGAAPLCVLDLTVAPEDHDPNIHPAKQVVALADLAGVAARVRAAVTQALAAHPLARSAPALSAPPTPAPERPGGQFPALSLLGVYQELYLLAQGEGDLWVVDAHAAHERVLYERLGRELHAAGPVPLPEPELLHLTPEQLARLHEHGPELRAWGLDIEDFGAGLARLRAVPAALAALPVPRLHEQIVETALGGGPDPRREVLGRLACAPALKAGMLDHARGAAVLAALELCELPWACPHGRPTTLRLSERELAHAFGRRGVRDVARGRDEPVPVPQP
- a CDS encoding VOC family protein, whose protein sequence is MLKHVSFLSHDVGAALAFYVCLGGVTEKDLVTAEGHRRAVLRLGEGRLQFFEVMGEEARPHPHWAEHIAVHVRGLRALLLDLRAAGVPVTRDLQPSPSGRDMAFVLDPDGRQVELLEADG